A single region of the Hyalangium gracile genome encodes:
- a CDS encoding chemotaxis protein CheW, with protein sequence MREPVSLLPRRPRPEDSAPRDPIVQLCSFVVGKEEYVVDIMRVEEILPPQRVIPVPRAPSFVEGMLHLRGALLPVVDLRQRLMTTEAPLSPKTRLLVCLLGRRRLALRVDRVTEVMRVRRSDLKPAPALLSPGRAPFVVGLCGTLERPRLMLDIKALLRAEVERESKRTGGAA encoded by the coding sequence ATGAGAGAGCCCGTGTCCCTGCTCCCGCGCCGGCCCCGTCCCGAGGACTCGGCGCCTCGAGATCCCATCGTCCAGCTGTGCAGCTTCGTCGTGGGCAAGGAGGAGTACGTCGTCGACATCATGAGAGTGGAGGAGATCCTGCCGCCCCAGCGCGTCATCCCCGTGCCGCGCGCCCCCTCCTTCGTGGAGGGCATGCTGCACCTGCGCGGGGCCCTGCTGCCAGTGGTGGACCTGCGCCAGCGGCTGATGACCACGGAGGCCCCCCTGTCTCCGAAGACGCGGCTGCTGGTGTGCCTGCTGGGCCGGCGGCGGCTGGCGCTGCGCGTGGACCGGGTGACGGAGGTGATGCGGGTGCGCCGCAGCGACCTCAAGCCCGCCCCCGCGCTGCTGTCTCCGGGCCGGGCCCCCTTCGTCGTGGGCCTGTGCGGCACGCTGGAGCGCCCACGGCTGATGCTGGACATCAAGGCGCTGCTGCGAGCCGAAGTGGAGCGCGAGTCGAAGCGGACGGGAGGGGCGGCGTGA
- a CDS encoding chemotaxis protein CheW, which translates to MSRFSELLDDFFYRPDEDVGGLLEFAAGSDEMLPPTPEETPEEYLAFVLEGEWYAVPIRSVREIGRVPPLTEIPRAESNLLGVMNLRGDVIPVYDLKMRLRLTDKPALVAGPDAPPPSRTARILVAHTEEGPAGVWVDAVKDVVRLKPSMLESAPPGLGGERDCVVGIGRRSSQLYILIDLQQALA; encoded by the coding sequence TTGTCTCGCTTCTCCGAACTGCTCGACGACTTCTTCTACCGGCCAGACGAGGACGTCGGAGGCCTGCTCGAGTTCGCTGCGGGCAGCGACGAGATGCTGCCGCCCACTCCGGAGGAGACTCCCGAGGAGTACCTGGCCTTCGTCCTGGAGGGCGAGTGGTACGCCGTCCCCATCCGCTCCGTCCGGGAGATCGGCCGGGTGCCCCCGCTGACGGAGATCCCTCGAGCGGAGTCCAACCTGCTGGGCGTGATGAACCTGCGCGGGGATGTCATCCCCGTGTATGACCTCAAGATGCGGTTGAGGTTGACCGACAAGCCCGCCCTGGTGGCGGGCCCGGATGCCCCGCCGCCGTCCCGCACGGCGCGCATCCTCGTCGCTCATACGGAGGAGGGCCCCGCCGGTGTGTGGGTGGACGCGGTGAAGGACGTGGTGCGCCTGAAGCCCTCCATGCTCGAGTCGGCCCCGCCGGGGCTCGGCGGCGAGCGCGACTGCGTGGTGGGCATCGGCCGGCGCAGCTCGCAGCTCTACATCCTCATCGATCTCCAGCAGGCCCTCGCATGA